The Mucilaginibacter yixingensis genome window below encodes:
- a CDS encoding (Fe-S)-binding protein has protein sequence MKVELFIPCFMDQLYPDTAMNTVKVLEKAGCTVHYNPEQTCCGQPAFNSGFWDDAKEIGTKFLNDFPEESVIVTPSASCTGMVRNYYTDLFLNTMLHNKCRTIQGNIIELSDFLINILKFDYFGAELDGRAVFHDSCAGLRECHLHGEAKLLLEKVHGLELVPLKGNETCCGFGGTFAVKFDAISSAMAQQKVDNALEAGAEYIISTDASCLLHLQGYIDKNQLPIKCMHLADVLAHGWGNV, from the coding sequence ATGAAGGTTGAGTTGTTTATTCCCTGTTTTATGGATCAGTTGTATCCGGATACAGCCATGAATACGGTTAAAGTGTTGGAGAAGGCCGGTTGTACAGTACATTACAACCCGGAGCAAACCTGTTGCGGGCAACCGGCATTTAACTCCGGTTTTTGGGACGATGCCAAAGAGATAGGCACTAAGTTTCTGAATGATTTTCCGGAAGAAAGTGTGATCGTTACTCCGTCAGCCTCCTGCACCGGCATGGTGCGTAACTACTATACAGACCTGTTTCTTAATACCATGTTGCACAACAAGTGTCGTACTATACAGGGCAACATCATAGAGCTTTCAGATTTCCTGATCAATATCCTCAAGTTTGATTACTTCGGCGCAGAGCTTGATGGCCGTGCTGTATTTCATGATAGCTGCGCCGGCCTGCGCGAATGCCACCTGCATGGCGAAGCCAAATTACTGTTAGAAAAAGTACATGGCTTGGAGTTGGTGCCCTTAAAAGGTAATGAAACCTGCTGCGGTTTTGGCGGCACCTTCGCCGTTAAGTTTGATGCCATATCAAGCGCCATGGCTCAGCAAAAAGTAGATAACGCGTTGGAGGCAGGAGCCGAATATATCATTAGTACAGATGCTTCATGCCTACTGCATTTGCAGGGGTATATTGATAAAAATCAGTTACCCATAAAATGCATGCACCTGGCCGATGTATTAGCGCACGGTTGGGGAAATGTGTAG
- a CDS encoding MFS transporter, which yields MENKNNPKTIRAWAFFDWANSAYNLVITSTIFPAYYVAVTKNPANGDRVNFFGHSFINTALSNYAYAFAYLVMALLLPILSSIADYRGNKKNFMKAFTWMGAAACICLFWFDKSNVSFGIICSAVAAIGYSGGFVFYNSYLPQIATVDMQDKVSAKGFTYGYVGSVILQIICLVFVLQPKWFGINGGTAAQISFLLVGLWWAGFSQIPFTVLPKGEPNGKGNKYGILKGGFIELGQVWKKVMHMPLLKRFLPAFFFYSMGVQTIMLVAAGFGAKVLNMPTSGLIEIILIIQLVAIGGATLMSYLSGIFGNIKVLAGVVVIWIGACVGAYFITTIPQFYGLAIVVGLIMGGIQSLSRSTYSKYLPQDIPDTASYFSFYDVTEKLAIVGGMASFAFIEEFTGSMRNSALALCGFFILGLLLLISLLATEKKLRKNSDFSGV from the coding sequence ATGGAAAATAAGAACAACCCTAAAACCATTAGGGCCTGGGCATTTTTTGACTGGGCCAACTCTGCTTATAACCTGGTAATTACCTCAACCATCTTTCCGGCTTATTATGTGGCGGTTACCAAAAACCCGGCTAATGGAGACCGGGTGAATTTCTTTGGGCACAGCTTTATCAATACGGCGCTTTCAAACTATGCTTATGCGTTTGCCTATTTGGTAATGGCATTGTTGCTGCCCATCCTGTCGTCAATTGCCGATTATCGGGGCAACAAGAAGAACTTTATGAAGGCCTTTACCTGGATGGGCGCCGCTGCCTGTATCTGCTTGTTTTGGTTCGATAAAAGTAATGTCTCTTTCGGCATCATCTGCTCGGCAGTAGCTGCTATTGGCTACAGTGGGGGCTTTGTATTTTATAACTCCTACCTGCCGCAAATTGCCACGGTAGATATGCAAGACAAGGTAAGTGCCAAAGGGTTTACTTATGGATACGTTGGCAGTGTGATTTTACAGATCATCTGCCTGGTATTTGTGCTACAACCTAAATGGTTTGGTATTAACGGTGGTACCGCAGCGCAAATCTCGTTCCTGCTGGTAGGGTTGTGGTGGGCCGGTTTTTCGCAAATTCCGTTCACGGTGCTGCCCAAGGGCGAGCCTAATGGCAAAGGCAATAAATACGGTATCCTGAAAGGTGGATTTATAGAACTGGGCCAGGTATGGAAGAAGGTGATGCACATGCCCTTGCTTAAGCGCTTTTTGCCGGCTTTCTTTTTCTACTCTATGGGGGTACAAACCATTATGCTGGTGGCTGCCGGTTTTGGTGCCAAGGTGCTGAACATGCCGACGAGCGGATTGATCGAGATTATCCTGATTATCCAGTTGGTGGCCATTGGCGGCGCTACGCTGATGTCATACCTGTCGGGCATTTTTGGTAATATCAAGGTTTTGGCGGGTGTTGTGGTTATTTGGATTGGCGCTTGCGTGGGTGCTTATTTTATTACTACTATACCACAATTTTATGGTTTGGCTATAGTTGTGGGGTTAATTATGGGGGGCATTCAGTCGCTTTCGCGCTCAACCTACTCTAAATATTTGCCGCAGGATATTCCGGATACGGCCTCTTATTTCAGCTTTTATGATGTGACCGAAAAACTGGCAATAGTAGGAGGGATGGCCAGTTTTGCCTTTATAGAGGAGTTTACCGGCAGCATGCGCAACTCTGCCCTGGCGCTGTGCGGCTTCTTTATCCTTGGCTTGCTTTTATTGATCTCTTTGCTGGCAACGGAGAAAAAACTGCGCAAAAATTCTGATTTTAGCGGCGTATAA